The Ziziphus jujuba cultivar Dongzao chromosome 3, ASM3175591v1 region ATATCACTCGTTAACAAGTACAGTGTAttgaaacaataaaaacaaataaaaaaaagggttttgagCTCTATATAAATTACTACTTTAACAAATAATTGagaaaaaatagtttataagtatacaacaataaaacaaaatttttccaGGTCAAGAATCAAGAATAAGTATGGCCTTTACCTTGAAAGATATGGCAAAAATGCCATTTGTCACCTTGCAAATATCTAGCTACTAGCTCTTGGTTCGAAGACTGCTTAGACATATCCTGCCAACAAAAACCAGCAAGTAGAAAACTTTTAGAACCCTATTCATCCTTTATAACATGAAGCTGTGCTAACCATGGAAACCCCTTCCGCCAAGTTTGGTTAGACTGCCACTAACCAAAAGAGCTGATGCTGCATTCAAGACCCACCAATTGTTttttggccatgaaatttgagTTCTAACTAACAAAAATAAGTGGTAATATGgttaattaactaaaaaaaaaaaaagtggtaatGTGGTTAGTTTGTTATCCAAAATCGAAGTAAAACTTACAAACACATCTGCAATGGCACCCTTCTCCCTGGAAAGTGTACGGTTTAGTACCTCGGAGTTATACTCAGGGAGTTAAcagaaaattttaaatcctacAGCACAGGAATCTAAAGTTTTAGCTATACGAAGCAGAGTGTTAATAGCATCGCTAGCATTATTAGCATATCGGATATTACAAATACACAATCTATCAGTCCCACAATCTGTCATTAAAATCACACGCTCGAAAAaggcaaaataaaaacaatcctAATAAAGATTTTGAGAGTAATTTCAAAGAGGAGCTTTCTTTTTATACTTCAATAACTTCTAAGCTTTGATCGAGACCAAGACAAATGTCAAAATGCTGGGGAAAAAAGTCAATGTACCATAAATAAAGATATACATTCTAAGCTTTGACGATGCTTGAACTGCTTCAGCTAGAGAGATGGAGTAATCCCTTTTAAAAGCAGATCACTACTCCAAGTGTTGAATCTAAAATAATGTCCAAAATAATATGCAGTTAAGTATCTTTTAGAAACACCAAGAACAACGCAATTGAATATCTTCTAGAAAGCAGATGAAGGGAAAAATGTCAGCATTTTAGTAGTAGGAGTAAAACAAGATGAAAACTTTCAATCTGATTCATATGAGTGTTAATCACAACAAATCATACGGGGTATTAAAACAAACAGCACAAATCCACAACGGAAAACATGAAAATAATCAGATTTCTAATCCTAGCCAGCTCCAACAATTCAAAGCAAGTGAAAAAGCCCTAAGGATACCCCCACCAAACAAACACCACGAATCAACATGCATAGAGTACGAACCACGGAAGGAACAACATGAAGCACACATCCAGGCTCAAATCGCCTCCTCACCATACTAATAAGGCATTCGGAGACAGTTTCCTCGCTGAAAATTTGTTGAAAGATTGAGATAGTGATTTGCTCGTGCTAGGCACTTGTTCCTCCATTGAAAAGCTCAAAGCTTTTGCCTTCAATTTGCAGAGCACAACTTCTGAACAGAGAAGAAGTGAGATGAGTTTGTAACCAGAGATCGGCTCGAGCGGTGACATTTTCAAACAGAGggtttaattaaacaaaaagtaagaaaagtgtttaattaatactatttttttacattaaatatagaaaagggtttaatattatatctatcactatattatttttcattaatgacAACAACAATGTTACCAATTTAGTGGCAATAATTAATGGCAAAATATAATCTTCATATATTTAGTGGCAATTATATGGCAAGTTTTATTTTcaccactatatatatatatatatatatttagaatagTTGCAAAATAAAGCTACTGCAACGTTAAACATTGCCACTCAGAAGCGTGCCACAAATGATAAATTTTCTTGCAGTGGACACTTAGCCATAGCTTGCAAGCCAGTTTCTAAAATTTACAGAAGCTTGATAACTACAGCCAAGCATATTAGGATTCATGTTTCTTGGCAAAGATCTAAAGCCAGATGAGCTCCAACTGGTTGTCTTTTACCTCCAAGAGCTGCAACTGGTTGTCTTTTACCTCCAAATTGATAATCATTAGAACATGATCCCACCCGGATTGTGAATATCTGTACATTGTCATACAGAGGGTGGACAGCATAAAAGACGGTTTTTAAGTAAGCAGATTTACCGCATGCCCTTCATGACTAAAACTTTGAGTTGAAGCCTGGACTAATTATTCATGATTACTATGTAAAAGGGACAAggatttgtcttttttttttttttttttttttttttttcctgtattGTTAATTTAGAAACAACTAAACTGCCAGAGTGGTTTAAAATAATACGCATACAATTAAAAGTGAGAAAAAACAAGCATGAGATTCCATCCTTACCAAACACACTTTCTAAAACTATGATGCTACCACTTTCAAGCTACATGTATTACTATCCGTATGAATATAATTATACAtgtattattatatccaaaTATCCCACATACAAGATGGTCAAGGTCTAGTCTAGCAAGCCTTGACAAACACTATATATTCTcgtttaaaaaacaatatataactATACGCAACAAACAATATACATtctcataaaaacaaaaaaaatgaaaaataaaccaataaacATGCACCTAAAACATAAGCAACTCAGGCCTACTGGGCACTTTGTTGTGCTCAACCTCCAGCCATGGATAAGAAGCTACAAGTGAATCTTGGGCTCCGATATACAGCGCGTTATAGACCTTCCAGTAAACTTCTCGAACTTTCCTGGCCGGATGGAACAACCCTTGGAGACAGTAGTTTAGAACAACAGCAGCACCCAAAGCCACTCTCATCCCTTCAATGGCTTCCATGACAGCATTTACCACATGCGGCGAAGTCTCGAATATGTTGGGCCACACGTAGTTCATCAAGTGTACTAATGCATCCTCACAACCCAATCCAACCACCCCCAAAGCCATGTGCTTGACCACACAAGCCGCTGTTTGTCTGTGAACCAAATCTTTCTCCATCA contains the following coding sequences:
- the LOC125423627 gene encoding auxin response factor 9-like isoform X2, with amino-acid sequence MVRRRFEPGCVLHVVPSVDMSKQSSNQELVARYLQGDKWHFCHIFQGHPKRQLLQSRWSLFISLKKSVAGVKPETFILL
- the LOC125423627 gene encoding auxin response factor 11-like isoform X1 → MVRRRFEPGCVLHVVPSVDMSKQSSNQELVARYLQGDKWHFCHIFQGHPKRQLLQSRWSLFISLKKSVAGDAFIFPRGETGDLHTAVR